The Haloterrigena turkmenica DSM 5511 genome includes the window GAGTGCTTTTCATCAAAGTTTTGCCGAGGGTGCGCCGCAGGCGCGCCCGCAGCGCAAAAGTTTGAGATGCAAAAGTTTGAACCGCAGAGTAAAAGGGTGCGGGTAGCGACGTGTCGGGTATGTTTGGAGGAGGCGGCGGCGGTCTGAACCCGCGCAAGATGGAACAGATGATGCAACAGATGGGAATCGACGTCGAGGATATCGACGCCGAGGAGGTCATCATCCGCACCGAGGAGTACGACCTCGTCTTCAACGACGCCGAGGTCACCAAGATGGACGCCCGCGGCGAGGAGACCTACCAGATCATCGGCTCGCCCGAACAGGTCGAGTCCGGTGCCGCCGGTGCCAGCGCCGGCGCCGACGAGGACGCCGGGGCCGCGATTCCCGACGAGGACGTCGAACTCGTCGCCACCCGCGCCGGCGTGAGCGAGGACGAGGCCCGCGACGCCCTCGAGGCCGTCGACGGCGACCTCGCCGCGGCAGTCGAACGCCTCGAGTGACGTTCGCGTGACCGACGATAGCGATTCCGAGACCGACGCGGACGGAGACGGAACCGCGAGCGCCGACGAGACTGCGGACGCGGACGACCGCGTCCCCGTCCTGCTCGTCAAGGGCGACCGCGAGTACCTGATCCAGCCCGGCGGCGAGCAGGGAACGGATCTGGGCGTGCTCGAGGTGCCTGAAGACGTCCAGCCGGGCGACACCATCGAGACGCATCTCGGCGAGGCGTTTCGGGTGCGCCGGCTGCGCGGCCCGGATCTGTTTCACCAGTTCGAGCGGACGGGGGCACCGATGGTCCCCCGCGACGTCGGGTTAGTGATCGGCGAGACCGGCGTCTCGCAGGGCGACCGCGTGCTCGATACCGGCACCGGAACGGGCGTGCTCGCGGCCTCGATGGCCCGCGCGGGCGCCGAGGTGGTGACCTACGAGCGCGATCCGGAGTTCGCGGACGTCGCGCGCGAGAACATGAAACTCGGCGGCGTCGACGACAGCGTCGACGTCCGAACGGGCGATCTGACCGAGGAGATCGACGCGCTCGAGCCCTCGTCGTTCGACGTGTTGACCCTCGATACGGGCGACGCGGCGGCCGTCGTCGAGCACGCGCCCGACCTGCTGGTCGACGGCGGCTTCGTCGCGGTCTACAGCCCCTTCATCGAGTCGACCCGAGAGGTCGTCGCGGCGGCCCGCGAGGTCGAGCTCTCGAACGTCCGCACGCGCGAGACGATCCAGCGGGAGATGCAGTTCGACGACCGCGGCTCGCGGCCGTCGACCGCGCCGGTGGGCCACACGGGGTATCTGACGATCGCTCGCAACGTCTGAGCCGCTCGGATCGACCGTGACCGGCGAATAGCTGTCCGATCAGTAACACACACGGCAGCGAAATCCGTTGTAAATCGGCACGTATGCCGGAGATTCATTCGGTTGCGAGTTGCGACTGGCTGCGACTGTTCGCAACCTTCTTTATTCGTTCGGGTGTCGAACCAGATAGCAATGGCTGTACTCTGGCTGGACGAGATCAGTGCCGGCGACCTCGAGAAGGTCGGCGGCAAAGGAGCCTCCCTGGGCGAGTTGACGGGTGCTGGGCTGCCCGTGCCCCCGGGATTCGTCGTAACCGCCGGGACCTATCGATCGTTCATCGAAGAAGCCGAAATCGACGAGGAACTGTTCGCGGCCGTCGACGTCGACGTCGACGACTCGTCGGCGCTGGCCGACGCCGCCGACCGCGCGCAGGAACTCATCCTCGAGACCCCCTTCCCCGACGAACTCCGCGAGGAGATCCTCGAGTCGTATCGGCAGGTCGGCGACGGCGAGGCGTTCGTCGCGGTGCGGTCGTCGGCGACGGCCGAGGACCTGCCCGACGCCTCCTTCGCGGGCCAACAGGAGACGTTCCTCAACGTCACCGAGGAGGCGCTGCTCGACCGCGTTCGCGAGTGTTGGGCCTCGCTGTTCACCCAGCGGGCGATCTACTACCGTCAGGAGCAGGGCTTCGATCACTCTGCAGTGAACATCGCGGTCGTCGTCCAACAGATGGTCGACGCCGAGAAATCCGGCGTGATGTTCACGAGCCACCCCTCGACGGGCGACCCGACGATGATCATCGAGGCCGCCTGGGGCCTGGGCGAGGCCGTCGTCTCCGGTGCCGTCTCGCCGGACAACTACGTCGTCGAGCGCGAGGATCGGTCGATCGACGTCACCGTCGCCGAGAAGAAGGTGATGCACGAAAAGGACGAGGAGACCGGCGAGACCGTCGAGACCGAGGTTCCTCAGGACAAGCGGAACGCACGGGTCCTCTCCGAGGACGAAATCGGGGCCCTGATGGATCTCGGCGAGCGCGTCGAGGACCACTACGACAAACCCCAGGACGTCGAGTGGGCCATCGTCGAGGGCGAGGTCTACATGCTCCAGTCCCGACCGATCACGACCATCGACGAGAGCGACGGCGGGGCCACTGCGTCCGAGGCGACCGGCAGCGTCGACGCCTCGACGGGGCTGACCGACGGCAGCGGCGGCGTTCAGGCCGCCGCCGGCGAGTCCTCGAGTTCGGGGGCGGACGCCTCCGGCGAGGTCATCGTCGACGGACTGGGATCGAGTCCGGGCACCGTCAGCGGGGCCGCCCGGATCGTCAAAAAGCTCGACGACCTCGATAAGGTCGGCGAGGGCGACATCATCGTCACCGAGATGACGATGCCGGACATGGTCCCCGCGATGAAGCGGGCGTCGGGGATCATCACCGACGAGGGCGGCATGACCAGCCACGCCGCCATCGTCTCCCGCGAACTGGGCGTTCCGGCTATCGTCGGCACGACGAACGCGACTACCGTCCTCGAGGACGGGCAACTCGTCACGCTCGACGGCGACAAGGGCGCAGTCCTCGAGGGCAAAGAAGTCGAACCCGACGAAGAGACCGAACCCGTCGAGGAGGTCCGGCCGCAGTCGCCGGTCAAGCCCATGACCGCGACGGAGGTGAAGGTCAACGTCTCCATTCCGGAGGCCGCCGAGCGCGCGGCCGCGACCGGCGCCGACGGCGTCGGCCTGCTCCGCATGGAGCACATGATCCTCTCGCTGAACCAGACCCCCGCGAAGTTCATCGCGGAGAACGGCGAGGACGCCTACATCACAGAACTGGTCGAGGGAATCCGCGGCGTCGCCGACGAGTTCTACCCGCGGCCCGTTCGCGTCCGGACGCTGGACGCGCCGACCGACGAGTTCCGCCAACTCGAGGGCGGCGAGGACGAACCGAAGGAGCACAACCCGATGCTCGGGTACCGCGGAATCCGGCGCTCGCTCGACCGCCCGGACGTCTTCGCCCACGAACTCGAGGCGTTCCGGCGGCTCTACGAGATGGGCTACGACAACGTCGAGATCATGTTCCCGCTGGTCAACGACGCGGAGGACATCTACCAGGCCAAGTCGCTCATGAAGGAGGCCGGCATCGACCCCGAGAAGCGCCGCTGGGGCGCGATGATCGAGACGCCGGCCTCGGCGCTGTCGGTCGAGGAGATGGCGAAAGCGGGCATCGACTTCGCCTCGTTCGGGACGAACGACCTCACCCAGTACACGCTCGCGGTCGACCGGAACAACGAGCACGTTGCCGACCGCTTCGACGAGCTCCACCCCGCGATCCTGAAGCTGATCGGCGACGTCATCGAGACTTGCCGCGAACACGACGTCGACACGAGCATCTGCGGCCAGGCCGGCTCCAAGCCGGAGATGGTCCAGTTCCTCGCCAAGGAAGGCGTCACGTCGATCTCGGCGAACATCGACGCCGTCCGTGACGTCCAGCACGAGGTCAAGCGCGTCGAGCAGAAGCTGCTGCTCGATTCGGTTCGCTAAGTCGGTCGGTTAGCCTTCGAGAATCCTTCTTCCCCCGTATTTCGCTTCGCCGTGAGACGCTGTCGGCGGCGTAGTGCGCAACCGTCCCATCGACACAATCGGTCTCGACCCTGTCGATACGAGGACGGGTGCGTAGGCAAAGCGTCCGCTGTGCGCTTCGGTCGACTGCCGTTCGCTATCTCGAGAGCGCCTCGAACTCCGAGGATCCGCAGCGACAGCCGTCCTTCCGGCCGATCGGTTGGACGGTGCCGTCGGCGAGGACCCACGCGGAGTAGACGGCCTCGCAGTCGCGACATTGCGCAGCTACTTTCTCCCATTCGTCGGTCGCGGGCTCGCCGGTCTCCTGACTCTGGCGGTGGCCTGTCATATACGGATAAAGACGGCCCTTGCCGAAGAACGGAGAGGTTGTATACACCACCACGAAAGCGAACGCCCGGTGTCGCCGAGAGCGGGAGTCACTCGTCGTCCGGATGAGAGAACGTCAGTGTGCTCGTGATGAGGTTCCGATGGGCGGCGTGAAATCGCTTCGAGAGCGCCTGCTGGGAGACGTCCATTCGGTCGGCGAGATCGGTCATCGTGATTCCCTGTGGAATTTCGTAGTACCCCTCCTCGAGCGCCGCGACCAGCGTCTCGCGTTGCTTCGTCGTGAGATCGTACTGAGCGCTGGCCATCGGCTGTTCCTGGTCCTTGATACGATTGAGTTTGAACGCGATTTCCTTGTCTTCGCAGTAGTCCTGAAACTGCGCGAGGCTGTCCCGATCGTCGAACCGCATCCGGAGCTCCCAGTTTTTGTCCCGTCCGATCGCCTGCAGGATCGTCGCTCCGAGTTCGACGTAGGCGTAGACGATCGTTTCGACGTTCTTCGTCCACTCGGCGCGATACAGTCTGGCGCCGTCCACCTCGTCGATCGGGGCGACGCCCGTCACGGAGTCGTCCTCCTGAAACGCCGCCTCGAACTCCGCGTGATCGCCGCCGCTGACCCAGAAGTACGGCATCACCCTGTCCTCCATCGTCGCCACGACCTGTTCGATCTCGACGACCATCCCCGGCGCGGCCGTGAGGGCGTGGTACAGCGCCAGGTCGTCGGATTTGACCGAGAACTCGGCGATAACGCTCATACGACTCGTTCACGGTTGCTCCGAATAAATCCGCGGACTGCACTGGCGTCTCGTTCCCGACCGCCTCGAGTCGATCGCCCTCGAGACCTCGTCGACTACGACCCGGTCTTCTCGACGTGGTACCAGCTCCCGTCCCAGCTCAGTCCGTACTCGAGGAACGAGCGGAGCGTGAGGACCCCGAACGCGGGGTAGCAAAGCGGCGCGAGGGCGACGCTCCAGACGAGCCCGTCGATGCGGCCGTCGCGCCGGTCGCGCCAGGCGACGAGCCCGATGGTGGCGACGAGGGCCGCCGACGGGAGCAGGACGGCCGACTCGACGTCGAGGACGAGCAGGAGCAGGAGCTTCGAGACCAGCGCGAGGGTAAAGAGGCTGCCGAGCAGGCTCGAGCACATCCGGCCGATCGAGATCGCGCCGCGGCGGCCGACCCGGCCGCGCAGGAGGTCGACGAGGGTGGCGTGGAGCACCTCGACCTGGCCGACGCGCCACCGCTTGCGCTGGCCCCAGAGATCGGCCCAGGTGTGGGGGGCCTCCATCGTGTTCGTACACTGGCGGGCCTGTTTGACGTCGAGCCCCTCGCGGTAGCAGGCGTGGGCGAAGTCCAGATCCTCGGTGAGCATGTCGTCGTAGCCGCCGACGCGCTCGTGGGCTTCACGGGTGAACGCGGTCGAGGAACTGCGACAGTTCGTGAAGCCGGCCAGTTCGACCAGCTTGTAGCTGGCGTGGAAGACGATGCGCTCGCAGTAGGCGACCGTTTCGACGACGCCGGTCGGCCGCGGGACGCGCCGCCCCTGGAAGACGTCCATGCCGGCCTCGAGTTCGCCCATCGCTGTCGGGAGGAACTCGGGAGCGATCCGCTCGTCGGCATCGAAGACCGCGAAGCGGTCGGTGTCGCTCTCGCTGACAGCGTAATTGATCGCCCCCGCCTTCGATCCCGGTTCGCCGTTTACCAGACACGTCACGCGGTCGTACTCGACCGCGAGTTCCCGGGCCCGCTCGAGGGTCGCCTCGTCGTTGGGTTCGGCGACGATCGCGATCTCGAGGTTCTCGTAGGCGCTCTCACAGAGGCTCTCGACGCTTTCGTCCATCACCGCGTGGTCGCGGTAGACCGGGACGATCGCCGTGAGTTTCGGGCCGTCGGTCATCTTCTCGAGATCGTCTCGCGAAGACCAGACCTCGCGGACCAGCAGTAGACCGGTCAGTCCGACGAAGAACGTGAAGACCGCGGCGGCCGACAGCGCCTCGAGGAAGACGAAGCGGACGGTGACCGCCAGCAGGTCGATCGTAATCGACTGGACGTCCGTTGCGTCGACGAACCCGAAGACGAACAGCGCGAGGACGCCGCTACCGGTGCCGACGTATTCGACGAACCGCGACGCGGACGGGAGCATTTGCGGGCTCTTTCGGCTGACGCGGTATCAATATTTCTTCGGCCCGTGGACTCCCTCGAGGTCACGTCCGCCGGGAACCGATTTCGGCGGAATCTGATCGCGGACAGGACCGTTAAGCGCAACGTCTAAACGGGTGAACGTACTTGTGCGTGATATGCAATCCGAGCCGCAAGCGTTCGACCGGGTGCTGTCGTCGATGTGTACGGAGCCCCACCCGGTAGCGCGCGACGCGGCCGAACGGTTCCTCGCGACCAACCCCGGCGATCCGGGGACGTATCCGTCTGTTTCGGCCCTCGAGGAGGAGGCGATCGCGATGCTGGGTTCGATCGCCGGCCTCGAGGAGCCGACCGGCTACATCGCCAGCGGCGGGACGGAAGCGAACATTCAGGCCGTCCGCATCGCCCGTGACCGCGCCGAGAGCCAGCGTCCGAACGTGGTCATGCCCGAGTCGGCCCACTTCAGTTTCCAGAAGGCCGCGGACATCCTCGGCGTCGAACTGCGCATCGTCCCGACGGACGACAACTTCCGGGCCGACCTCGAGGCCGTCCGCGCCTCGGTCGACGAGGCGACCGCGCTGGTCATCGGCGTCGCGGGGACGACCGAGTACGGCCGCGTCGATCCGATTCCGGAACTCGGCGAGATCGCCCGGTCGGTCGGCGCCATGCTCCACGTCGACGCCGCGTGGGGTGGCTTCGTGCTGCCCTTTACCGACTACGAGTGGAACTTCGAGCACGCTCCGGTCGACACGATGGCGATCGATCCCCACAAGATGGGCCAGGCCGCGGTGCCCGCGGGCGGGCTGCTCGCCCGCTCCGACGACCTGCTGAACGAACTCGCCGTCGACACTCCCTACCTCGAGTCGACCTCGCAGGCGACGCTAACCGGGACGCGGTCGGGCGCCGGCGTCGCCAGCGCCGTGGCGGCGATGGAGGAGCTGTGGCCCGAGGGCTACAAGCGCCAGTACGTCCGCTCGCAGAACAACGCCAAGTGGCTCGCCGACGCCCTCGAGAAACGCGGCTACGACGTCGTCGATCCGACGCTGCCGCTGGTCGCGGCCGACGTGCCCCGATCGACGTTCGACGCGCTGCGCGCGAAGGGCTGGCGGATTTCCCGGACCGCTACTGGGGAGCTTCGGATCGTCTGTATGCCCCACGTGACGCGGGAGATGCTCGCGTCCTTCATCGGCGATCTGGATCGACTCGAGGTGCGCGCGAGCGTGCCCGTGGCGAGTGACGATTAAAATCGGGTTCGCGAGCCGCTTTTCTCGGTCAAGTTGCTGTCGTGGAGTTATCCCAATAGACAGTAGCACGGTTTCGGTATTCGGAACTGTCCCCGCGACTCGTGTTCAGTAGAGGGCGTTACTCAGCGCACCCCCACGAAACGTTTTCCGTGGTAAATTCCTTAGCATAGGTATGTCTACGACCGTTGCAACACCTGACGCAGAGGAGACGTGTACGTACTGTGAGTCACGTATCTCCGACCATGACCCTCTCTGTGTCCGCGACTGTAACGACGACTGTGGGTCACCCCTGTACTTCTGTAATTTCGCATGTCTCTCGGCGTATATCGACGAGAACGGCCTTACCACCGGTGATGCGTGCGAGTGGAATCCCGACGAAAACGGCTGTTGCTAATCGGCGACAGCGGTCGGTTCGCGTATGTAGTTGCCGAATCGAGCGTTTTCAGTTCCAGTTCCATTCTGGGTAACGAAGCACACTACTAACTACCGATATACTCGAACGTGCTGCTCGCACTGGCAACGGGGGTCGCCACACCCTCCCCAGCCGACTCGCTCACTCATCCCTCGCGTGACGTCGCGTCGCGGCTCGCTGTTCACTCGCCGCGACACAGCACGCGCCACCGCATGGAATCGACAGTGACGAGCGATCGGTAGCTGTTTGCCGCGTCGCTGCGAGCCTCGCGTATGGCGCTGGCACTGGATCGCATCGACGCCGTCTCGATCGTCGGCTTCCTCGCGCTGGCCGCGGTATCGGCGGCGGCCCTCGAGGGCGTCGTCGTGGCGGCCGTCGGCGGCGGCTTCGCGCTCTCGCTGTCGACGTGGCGACTGTACGGCGGACGACCGTGGGAGGCGCTGGCGTGGCTGGCGTGGGTCGGCGCGGCGGTCGCGGTCGTGATCGCTCCCGGGACGACGGGATTCGTCGCGTTCCTCGCGCTGGTGGTCGTCGGCCTCGGACTGTTGTTCGGTGGTCGATTGGGACTGTTGCCGGCGATCTGGGACCGCGACGGGGCGGCGGTAGGCGACGAGTCGGTCGACGGTCCGGGGCCACGGTAGGAGGGCGCCACCGTCGATCGAAAACCGGCGGGTTTTACGCCCGGCACCGCCTCGTGATGCATATGAGCACCGACGAGTTTCCAACGGACCAGCCTGCGGTCGTGACCTGCGGGTTGCCCTACGCCAACGGCGACCTGCACATCGGTCACCTACGCGGGTACATCGGCGCGGACGCCTTTAGCCGTGCCCTCGAGACGCTCGGACAGGAGACGGCCTACGTCTGCGGCTCGGACATGCACGGCACGCCGGTCGCCGTCAACGCCGAGCAGCAGGGCGTCGATCCCGAGGACTTCGCGCTCGACTGGCACGAGCAGTACGAGGAGACGTTCCCGCAGTTCAACGTCGAGTTCGACAACTACGGCCACACCCACGACGAGACGAACACCGAACTGACCCAGGAGATCGTCCGAACGCTGGACGAGGAGGGGTACATCTACGAGAAGGAGATTCAGGTCGCCTACGACCCCGACGCCGACCAGTACCTCCCCGACCGCTACGTCGAGGGCACCTGCCCCTACTGCGGCGAGAAGGCCCGCGGCGACGAGTGCGACGAGGGCTGTCAGCGCCACCTAGAGCCCGGCGAGGTCGAGGACCCGACGAGCACGATCACGGGCAACCCCGCGGAGTACCGCGAGCGCACCCACAAGTTCTTCGAGGTCTCGGAGTTCGCCGACTTCCTGACGGAGTTCTTGGACGGCCTCGAGGGCACCTCCAACGCGCGCAACCAGCCCCGGCAGTGGATCGAAGACGGCCTGCAGGACTGGTGTATCACGCGGGACATGGACTGGGGGATTGACTACCCGACCGCCGAGGGTGAAGACGAGAGCGAGCTCGTCCTCTACGTCTGGGTCGACGCGCCGATCGAGTACGTCGCCTCCACGAAGCAGTACTCCGAGCGCGTCGGCACCGACGAGTTCGACTGGGAGCAGGTCTGGAAGGGCGACGGCGAGATCATGCATATCATCGGGCGGGACATCATCCAGCACCACACCATCTTCTGGCCGGCGATGCTCGAGGGTGTCGGCTACAACAAGCCCCGCGGCATCGCCGCGACCGGCTTCATCACGATCAACGGGAAGGGGCTGTCGACCAGTCGCAACCGCGCGATCTGGGCGAAGGAGTACTTGGACGAAGGGTTCCACCCCGACCTGCTGCGGTACTATCTGACCACGACGGGCGGCCTCCAGCAGGACGTCGACTTCTCGTGGGACGCCTTCCAGGAGAAGGTCAACGGCGAGTTAGTGGGCACGGTCGGTAACTTCTGGTACCGCTCGCTGCTCTTCGCCTACCGCAACTACGAGGGCACTCCCGAGACGGACGTCTCCGAGGAAGTCCGGGAACGCATCGAGGGCGCCATCGGCGACGCCCGCGAGAGCGTCAACGACTACGACCTGCGTGGAATCGGGGGGGCCGCCACCGAACTGGCCCAGTTCGGCAACGAATACATCCAGCGCAACGAGCCCTGGAAGCTCACCGACGACGAGCCCGAGAAGGCGGCGCAGGTCATCCGCGACTGCGTCCAGATCGCCAAGGCCGTCGGCGTCCTCATCGAGCCGATCGCGCCCGACAAGGCCCAGAATCTCTGGGAACAGCTCGGCGAGGACGGCGCGGTCGCCGACGCCCACCTCGAGGACGCCCTCGAGGCCCCGCCGCGGAACTTCGACGAACCCGGCGAGCTCTTCGCGAAGATCGAGGACGACCGCGTCGAGGAGTTGAACGAGAAACTCGAGGAGCGCGTCGCCGCCGCAGGCGACGATGACGGCGAGGACGCGGACGAGGAAACCGAAAGCGACGACACCGCCGCGGACGAATCTGACTCCATGGCAGACACCGACGATCTCGAGGCGCTCGCCGACGAGCGCATCGGCTTCGAGGACTTCCAGGACCTGGACATCCGCGTCGGCCGGATCGAATCCGCCGAAGGCATCGAGGGCGCCGACGACCTCGCGCGACTCGAGGTCGACATCGGCTTCGAGACCCGACAGGTCGTCGCGGGAATCAAGCAACTGCACGACCTCGAGGAACTCCCCGGCGAGAAGTGCATCCTGCTTGCGAACATGGAGAAAGCCGAACTGTTCGGCGTCGAGTCCAACGGGATGATCCTCGCCGCGGGCGAGGAGGCCGACCTGCTGACGACCCACGGCGACGCCGAAGTCGGCGAGAAGGTTCGCTAACGCGGTCGATTGGACTCATTTCCGTTTTTCGGCTCGTTCGAACGATCTCGATTCGCTCGCTGTCGATTCGATCTGCGGTGGCGCACGCTGGGCCGCGGTGAACTACGGTGAACCGCGGCCCGAAGCCGTGCGAGGGATGAGTGAGAGAGCACAGCGATCGAACGAATCGGCTGGGGAGGGTGTGGCAACCCCTAGCCGCCAGGATGAACAGAACACTTCCGTTTCTGACGTTGTCGATAGTGACTCCGTTCATTCCACTCCGTCCTCGCGTGGCAACTGGAACTTCCACGTTCTCCCCAGCCGATTCGCTCACTCACTTCGTTCGCTCATCCCTTGCACGACGTTGGACCGCGGTTCGCTATTCACTCACCGCGGCCCAGCGCGCGCCACTGCACGTTGGGTCGGCGGCTCGAGTGAGACGTCACTCGACAACGGAGTCCGCCGGATAACCGATTTCGTCACAGTCGAGAACGAGGGTGGTGCACGGAGTGACGATCGATCGCTCAAGCGAACCAGAGAGCGAGACGACACGCGATCCGAAGCCGTTCAGAGAACCGTCTCGAGGCCCTCGAGCGACGAGAGTTCGTAGGTCGGTTCGTGTTCGCGCGCGCCGCGATCACCGCTGGAATCGTCGTGGCCGGGATCAACCCAGGCGGAGTCCAGCCCCATCGCGTTCGCGCCGGCGACGTCGGCACGGATCGAGTCGCCGACGTGGATCGCCGCGTCCGGAGCCACGTCGAGTTCCTCGAGGGCGTACTCGAAGGGAGCCGCGTCGGGTTTCGGGAAGATCCCCGCGCTCGGCTCGGTGAAGACGCTGACGTCGAAGGCGTCGGCGATGCCCAGCGCCTCGAGTTTTTGCGTCTGGGTCGGCCGGCCGCCGTTGGTGATCAGCCCGACCGGCCCGAGGTCGCGGGCGCGCTCGAGGGCGGCCTCCGCTCCGGGACGGAACCTGACGGCGGTCGGGTCCTGCGTCTCGAGGTACGCCCCGGCCAGTCTCGGCGCGACCGCGGGGTCGACGTCGGCCCGACCCGCGACCTCGGCGAAGAGATTCTCGTAGAACTCGCGATCCGTTTCGGCCGTCGGGAGCGCGGGCACGGCCGATCGCAGGTCCGCCGGCGTGCAAAAGGGGTCGATGCCGGCCCGCTTAAACGCCGTCTCGAGCACCGTCGCGGCGTCCCGAGTCGGCTCGCAGAGGGTGCTGTCGAGATCGAAACAGATCGCGTCGTACGCAGCCATCTACTACGCGTAGGGCCGTGTTCGTTCTCAAGGTTTCGATAGTGTGAGATTCTCTTTCACACAATGGTTGGAGCTCGCGGATCGACGTTCAATCGCTCGACGGTTTCCGTAGCCGTTATTTTCACCGCAGCACCTGTCGGTGTATGGACGTCCTCAAACGAGTGCACATCGTGCCGCTCGGGTACGAGTACGAGCGGATCCTCGAGCCGATCCGGAACCAACGGGCCGACCTGGTCTACCTGCTCGAGGACGACGGCACCGACGCGGGGGCGCGGACCAGGCGGGCCGACTACCACGATGACCTCCGGGCCGAACTCGAGTCGGCCGTGCCCGAGGTCAGGACTCGAGCGTGCGACCTGACGGACGTCTACGCCGTCCTCGGAATCGTGACGACTCTCGCGGCGAAACACGCGAACGACGACGTCTCGGTCAACGTCTCCGGCGCAGGGACGATCCCCGCCATCGGCGCGACGATGGCGTGTATGGACGTCTCGACGGACGCTCGCGCCTACTACGTCGAGCCCGACGACTACGATCACGACGGCCAGCAGGAGCCGATCTCGGAGGGCGTCGCCGAGATCGAACAGCTCCCGGCGTATCCGATCGACTCGCCGACGCCCGACCAGATCGCGATCATGGGATTCCTGGCGAATCCGTCCGACTGGGAGGCGTATCACGACGCGCGGACGACGCCGCCGAAGAAGAAGGACCTCATCGAGTACGCTCGCGATCGGAACCTCTCCTTCATGGCCGACCGACGGTCGCCCGAGGACCGCGGCGGCGAGGACAAGGGCGCCTTCCGGGTCCTCGATACGCACGTGCTCGAGCCGCTCGAGAACGACGGCTACGTTACGGTCGAATCGGTCGGCCGGCGTCGCGTCGTCGAACTCACCGAGCAGGGAGAGAACGCCTACCGGGCGTTCAAGCACAAACTCGCGGCCGTCGACGGCGTCGAGTACGAGTACGAATCCGAGACTCGAGGCTGAGCGACCGCGGTACCCGACGGTCCGATGACGAGTGGAGGGCCGAAGCAGCGGAGGGGCCGGCGCGTCACTGCCGGCGTGTCGGCGAGTGGAGGGCCGAAGCGTCGGGGACCGGACCGATTGGGCGGCGCGGAAGCCGACATGAAGGGGGGAGGCTGGCACGACGGGGAGACGACCGCCAGCGGCGACCTACTCGTCGGCGACCAGCGCGGCTAGCTTCGTCCCCAGTCGGGCGCATTCGAGGTCGGCCTCGAGTCGCTCGACGTGGGCGCGGAGGCTCGCCTCGTCGAGTCCGCCCGCCGTGTCGCCGTCTCCCTCGCGGTCGTCGAGACAGACGGGACCGTCGACCGCTCGAGCGAGCAGGAACGGGGCAGCGGCGGCGAGATACGACCCGGGCAGGTCGGGGCCAGCGACAGTTCCGCGCTCGGCGGCGGCCAGCAGCTCGCGGGCGACGATCAACCGCCGCCGCACCGACGCGGTCTCCGACTCCGGCGCCGGCGAGCCGAGATGGCGCGACAGCTCCGATTCGGCCGCGACGACATCATCGGGGTCGACGTCGAAGGCGGCCGCGAGCTCTTCGCGGTCGACCGTCGGGCGTCGGCTCCGCCGGGTCGCGAG containing:
- a CDS encoding HFX_2341 family transcriptional regulator domain-containing protein codes for the protein MDVLKRVHIVPLGYEYERILEPIRNQRADLVYLLEDDGTDAGARTRRADYHDDLRAELESAVPEVRTRACDLTDVYAVLGIVTTLAAKHANDDVSVNVSGAGTIPAIGATMACMDVSTDARAYYVEPDDYDHDGQQEPISEGVAEIEQLPAYPIDSPTPDQIAIMGFLANPSDWEAYHDARTTPPKKKDLIEYARDRNLSFMADRRSPEDRGGEDKGAFRVLDTHVLEPLENDGYVTVESVGRRRVVELTEQGENAYRAFKHKLAAVDGVEYEYESETRG
- the mfnA gene encoding tyrosine decarboxylase MfnA; the protein is MRDMQSEPQAFDRVLSSMCTEPHPVARDAAERFLATNPGDPGTYPSVSALEEEAIAMLGSIAGLEEPTGYIASGGTEANIQAVRIARDRAESQRPNVVMPESAHFSFQKAADILGVELRIVPTDDNFRADLEAVRASVDEATALVIGVAGTTEYGRVDPIPELGEIARSVGAMLHVDAAWGGFVLPFTDYEWNFEHAPVDTMAIDPHKMGQAAVPAGGLLARSDDLLNELAVDTPYLESTSQATLTGTRSGAGVASAVAAMEELWPEGYKRQYVRSQNNAKWLADALEKRGYDVVDPTLPLVAADVPRSTFDALRAKGWRISRTATGELRIVCMPHVTREMLASFIGDLDRLEVRASVPVASDD
- the metG gene encoding methionine--tRNA ligase, giving the protein MSTDEFPTDQPAVVTCGLPYANGDLHIGHLRGYIGADAFSRALETLGQETAYVCGSDMHGTPVAVNAEQQGVDPEDFALDWHEQYEETFPQFNVEFDNYGHTHDETNTELTQEIVRTLDEEGYIYEKEIQVAYDPDADQYLPDRYVEGTCPYCGEKARGDECDEGCQRHLEPGEVEDPTSTITGNPAEYRERTHKFFEVSEFADFLTEFLDGLEGTSNARNQPRQWIEDGLQDWCITRDMDWGIDYPTAEGEDESELVLYVWVDAPIEYVASTKQYSERVGTDEFDWEQVWKGDGEIMHIIGRDIIQHHTIFWPAMLEGVGYNKPRGIAATGFITINGKGLSTSRNRAIWAKEYLDEGFHPDLLRYYLTTTGGLQQDVDFSWDAFQEKVNGELVGTVGNFWYRSLLFAYRNYEGTPETDVSEEVRERIEGAIGDARESVNDYDLRGIGGAATELAQFGNEYIQRNEPWKLTDDEPEKAAQVIRDCVQIAKAVGVLIEPIAPDKAQNLWEQLGEDGAVADAHLEDALEAPPRNFDEPGELFAKIEDDRVEELNEKLEERVAAAGDDDGEDADEETESDDTAADESDSMADTDDLEALADERIGFEDFQDLDIRVGRIESAEGIEGADDLARLEVDIGFETRQVVAGIKQLHDLEELPGEKCILLANMEKAELFGVESNGMILAAGEEADLLTTHGDAEVGEKVR
- a CDS encoding HAD family hydrolase, with the protein product MAAYDAICFDLDSTLCEPTRDAATVLETAFKRAGIDPFCTPADLRSAVPALPTAETDREFYENLFAEVAGRADVDPAVAPRLAGAYLETQDPTAVRFRPGAEAALERARDLGPVGLITNGGRPTQTQKLEALGIADAFDVSVFTEPSAGIFPKPDAAPFEYALEELDVAPDAAIHVGDSIRADVAGANAMGLDSAWVDPGHDDSSGDRGAREHEPTYELSSLEGLETVL